In one Saccharibacillus brassicae genomic region, the following are encoded:
- a CDS encoding aldo/keto reductase, whose protein sequence is MEKRIYGNTGMEVSVLGFGASEIGSGVSQGDVDKLLGSAIDAGLNIIDTAECYGDSEELIGRSIAHRRDDFYLFTKCGHSSGIDGPDWDPVTLAATIDRSLKRLQVDHVDMIHLHSCSEEVLRRGEVIEVLQKAKRDGKTRFIGYSGDTTDALYAIRTDVFDSLETSLNVADQEAINLTLPEAIKRNMGVTVKRPIANAAWLFDTVQPEEYAYAYWNRLRDLNYGFQSEDDSVATALRFTLSTPGVHTAIVGTTKPDRWHQNAKLLEAGPLAADRYEEIRRRWQEIAPADWTGRT, encoded by the coding sequence GTGGAAAAAAGAATCTATGGCAACACCGGCATGGAGGTCAGCGTGCTCGGATTCGGAGCGTCGGAGATCGGCAGCGGCGTATCGCAAGGCGACGTGGACAAGCTGCTCGGCAGCGCGATCGACGCGGGGCTGAACATTATCGATACGGCCGAATGCTACGGCGACAGCGAAGAATTGATCGGCAGATCGATCGCGCATCGCCGCGACGACTTCTACCTGTTCACCAAATGCGGACATTCCTCCGGTATCGACGGTCCCGATTGGGACCCGGTGACGCTGGCCGCGACGATTGACCGCAGCTTGAAGCGCCTGCAGGTCGACCATGTGGACATGATCCATCTGCACAGCTGCTCCGAAGAAGTGCTGCGGCGGGGCGAAGTGATCGAAGTGCTGCAAAAAGCGAAGCGCGACGGCAAGACACGCTTTATCGGCTACAGCGGCGATACGACAGACGCGCTGTACGCGATCCGAACGGACGTTTTCGACAGCCTCGAAACTTCGCTGAACGTGGCCGATCAGGAAGCGATCAATCTGACGCTGCCGGAAGCGATCAAGCGCAATATGGGCGTGACGGTCAAGCGGCCGATCGCGAACGCGGCCTGGCTGTTCGACACGGTGCAGCCCGAAGAATACGCGTACGCGTATTGGAACCGGCTGCGCGATCTGAACTACGGCTTCCAGTCCGAAGACGATTCGGTCGCCACGGCGCTGCGCTTCACGCTGTCGACGCCGGGCGTCCATACCGCGATCGTCGGCACGACGAAGCCGGATCGCTGGCATCAGAATGCGAAGCTGCTCGAAGCGGGACCGCTTGCGGCCGACCGTTACGAAGAGATTCGCCGCCGCTGGCAGGAGATCGCGCCGGCAGACTGGACCGGACGCACCTGA
- a CDS encoding AI-2E family transporter, whose translation MNQPRVWSGRFRRLFLNNKFVLFLFIALLVGVNVLVFSKISFIFNPLWVLVKTIVLPIILTGIVYYLLNPIVDFMEKRKVKRIYTILCLYVLIIGILTTVITLIVPVIREQLLGFFENFPAYSQTIQTEFEKWIGSDLVTQFQTATNLNTQELVSSFSERATTILNHTWSGIGGVLGVVKELVLAIVTLPFILFYLLKDGRKLPGYILSFVPTKLRPGSLTVLQETNHQISSYIRGQIIVSMCIGVLLYIGYRIIGLEYSLVLAIVAACTAIVPYLGPAIAITPAIIVAAVTSPIMLLKMVIVWTVVQLVEGKFISPQIMGKSLKIHPITIIFVILTSGNLFGVVGILLAVPGYAVLKVLAHHVFDWFKMRSQMYL comes from the coding sequence ATGAACCAACCGAGAGTCTGGTCAGGACGATTCCGAAGATTGTTCCTGAACAACAAGTTTGTGCTGTTTTTGTTTATCGCGCTGCTGGTCGGCGTGAACGTTTTGGTCTTCTCCAAAATTTCGTTCATCTTCAACCCGCTGTGGGTGTTGGTGAAGACGATCGTCCTGCCGATCATCCTGACCGGTATCGTCTACTACCTGCTTAACCCGATCGTCGATTTTATGGAAAAAAGAAAAGTGAAGCGCATCTATACCATCTTGTGCCTGTACGTTCTGATCATCGGCATTTTGACGACCGTGATCACGCTGATCGTGCCGGTCATCCGCGAGCAGCTGCTCGGCTTCTTCGAAAACTTCCCGGCTTACAGCCAGACGATCCAGACCGAGTTCGAAAAATGGATCGGCAGCGACCTGGTCACCCAGTTCCAGACCGCGACCAACCTGAACACGCAGGAACTCGTCAGCTCGTTCTCCGAGCGTGCCACGACCATCTTGAACCATACATGGTCGGGCATCGGCGGCGTGCTCGGCGTCGTCAAGGAACTGGTGCTTGCGATCGTCACGCTGCCGTTCATCCTGTTCTACCTGCTCAAAGACGGACGCAAGCTGCCGGGCTACATCCTCAGTTTCGTCCCGACGAAGCTTCGTCCCGGCTCCCTGACGGTGCTGCAGGAAACGAACCATCAGATCAGCTCGTATATCCGCGGCCAGATCATCGTCAGCATGTGTATCGGCGTGCTGCTGTATATCGGCTACCGGATCATCGGGCTGGAGTATTCGCTCGTGCTTGCGATCGTCGCCGCGTGTACCGCGATCGTCCCTTACCTGGGACCCGCGATCGCGATCACGCCGGCTATCATCGTCGCGGCCGTCACGTCGCCGATCATGCTGCTCAAAATGGTCATCGTCTGGACGGTCGTGCAGTTGGTCGAAGGCAAGTTCATCTCGCCGCAGATCATGGGCAAATCGCTCAAGATTCACCCGATTACGATCATCTTCGTCATCTTGACGTCCGGCAATCTGTTCGGCGTCGTCGGCATCCTGCTCGCCGTGCCGGGTTACGCCGTTCTCAAAGTGTTGGCGCATCACGTGTTCGACTGGTTCAAGATGCGTTCGCAGATGTATCTGTAA
- a CDS encoding TetR/AcrR family transcriptional regulator, with protein sequence MDRRVRKTRERLFEALIGLLKEKNFERITLQEIAERADVNRGTVYLHFEDKFDLLNRCIETYLQQLNDSCRSANAAEAPEVFMLRTFEYLESRFEIYSVLLRGDSLPAFRVRLSELLRQGVEEQFDRSVRDERVNREIAVQFVTTAMAGLLEWWIVRSMPYPAAEMVRQLAILLQDHGLYGSGEPPQQTRPAAERR encoded by the coding sequence ATGGACCGACGCGTGCGTAAAACGAGAGAAAGGCTGTTCGAGGCGCTGATCGGACTGCTGAAGGAGAAAAATTTCGAACGCATCACCTTGCAGGAGATCGCCGAGCGGGCAGATGTCAACCGGGGAACGGTCTATTTGCATTTCGAAGACAAGTTCGATCTGCTGAACCGCTGCATCGAGACGTATTTGCAGCAGTTGAACGACAGCTGCCGGTCGGCAAACGCTGCGGAAGCGCCCGAAGTCTTCATGCTGCGCACGTTCGAATATCTCGAAAGCCGGTTCGAGATCTATTCGGTGCTGCTGCGCGGCGACAGCCTGCCGGCTTTTCGCGTCCGGCTGTCGGAACTGCTGCGGCAGGGCGTGGAAGAGCAGTTCGACCGCAGCGTCCGGGACGAACGGGTCAACCGCGAGATCGCCGTCCAATTCGTCACGACCGCCATGGCGGGACTGCTTGAATGGTGGATCGTCCGCTCCATGCCGTATCCGGCGGCCGAAATGGTCCGGCAGTTAGCGATCCTGCTGCAGGACCACGGCCTTTACGGTTCGGGGGAGCCTCCACAGCAAACCCGCCCCGCTGCGGAGCGCCGCTGA
- the xerS gene encoding tyrosine recombinase XerS: protein MSIQKNIDRVRLGEKLPEMPGYVQQFIDYKLPDLSPSTLLEYVRDYESFFNWLRAEGLSAGTGMKDVTLEELEALRMDNITGYRLHLTTRTASPNSRTTVIRKLSALRSLFHYLSQIAEDDDFYPLLKRNVMAKIEIKRANKPKDTAAKLKGKILEEQELTEFIDYIREGYAVDVAGNKQALYAHAKNKERDASIASLILNSGLRVSEVINLNLADLDAGNKLLYVLRKGSNDDTFKTPVYFRDQARFDLERYLSLRETEYAAPKREKALFLAIPNGQKEGKRMTKRAIQAMIIKYAKRFGKPYLTVHKLRHSFATDYYLQNDIYKTKEQLGHASTETTEIYAHLTDKTMSEAIERRAAEEQR from the coding sequence ATGAGCATTCAAAAAAACATCGACCGCGTGCGCCTCGGCGAAAAACTGCCCGAGATGCCCGGCTACGTCCAACAATTCATCGACTACAAACTGCCCGATCTGTCGCCGTCCACGCTGCTGGAATACGTTCGCGACTACGAATCGTTCTTCAACTGGCTGCGGGCCGAAGGCTTGTCCGCCGGGACCGGGATGAAGGACGTCACGCTCGAAGAACTGGAAGCGCTGCGTATGGACAATATTACGGGCTACCGGCTGCATCTGACGACGCGGACCGCAAGTCCCAATTCCCGCACGACCGTTATCCGCAAACTGTCCGCGCTGCGTTCCCTGTTCCATTATCTGAGCCAGATCGCCGAAGACGACGATTTCTATCCGCTGCTCAAGCGCAACGTCATGGCGAAGATCGAGATCAAGCGCGCGAACAAACCGAAAGATACGGCCGCCAAGCTCAAAGGCAAAATTCTCGAAGAGCAGGAGCTGACCGAATTTATCGACTATATACGCGAAGGGTATGCCGTCGATGTCGCGGGCAACAAGCAGGCGCTCTACGCCCATGCCAAAAACAAGGAACGCGACGCTTCGATCGCAAGCCTCATTCTCAATTCCGGCCTGCGCGTCTCGGAAGTGATCAACCTGAACCTTGCGGACCTCGACGCCGGCAACAAGCTGCTCTATGTCCTGCGCAAAGGCAGCAACGACGATACGTTCAAGACGCCGGTCTATTTCCGCGATCAGGCCCGGTTCGATCTCGAACGCTATCTGTCGCTGCGGGAGACGGAATACGCGGCGCCCAAACGGGAAAAAGCGCTGTTTCTCGCGATTCCGAACGGCCAGAAAGAAGGCAAACGGATGACCAAGCGCGCTATTCAGGCCATGATCATCAAATATGCCAAACGGTTCGGTAAACCTTATTTAACCGTGCACAAGCTGCGTCATTCGTTCGCCACCGATTATTATTTGCAGAACGATATTTACAAGACCAAAGAGCAGCTCGGCCACGCTTCGACGGAAACGACCGAAATCTACGCGCATCTGACCGACAAGACGATGTCCGAAGCGATCGAGCGGCGCGCAGCCGAAGAACAGCGGTGA
- a CDS encoding dihydroorotate dehydrogenase electron transfer subunit yields MMAIVISNRRTAEGIYVMHAEGRFEARPGQFFMVRGWGGYPLLSRPLSVYDQDETGVKFLYKAAGEGTALLSRLRPGDDVALLGPLGNGFPLAQAQGRVALVGGGIGIAPLYYAARHLERADLYLGFSEEAYEEREFRALGHPVEINLGGIVLDTVDFDAYDTVWVCGPEPMLRAAQIKSGLSSGRADVYLSLENRMACGVGACLVCSVGSPGGRRKACVDGPVFRAGEVVLA; encoded by the coding sequence ATGATGGCGATAGTTATTTCCAATCGGCGTACGGCGGAAGGGATTTACGTGATGCACGCGGAGGGACGGTTCGAAGCTCGGCCGGGCCAATTTTTTATGGTGCGAGGGTGGGGCGGGTATCCGCTTCTCTCGCGTCCGCTCAGCGTGTACGATCAAGACGAGACCGGGGTCAAGTTTCTATATAAAGCGGCAGGGGAAGGAACGGCCCTGCTGTCTCGGCTGAGACCGGGCGATGACGTGGCGCTGCTCGGCCCGCTCGGGAACGGCTTCCCGCTTGCGCAGGCGCAGGGCCGCGTCGCTCTTGTCGGCGGAGGGATCGGCATCGCGCCGCTGTATTACGCGGCGAGGCATCTGGAGCGCGCCGATCTGTACTTGGGGTTCAGCGAAGAAGCGTACGAAGAACGCGAATTCCGCGCGCTCGGCCACCCCGTCGAGATCAACCTCGGCGGCATCGTGCTGGATACGGTCGACTTCGACGCTTACGATACCGTATGGGTGTGCGGACCGGAACCGATGCTGCGCGCCGCCCAGATCAAAAGCGGCTTGTCTTCGGGGCGGGCCGACGTGTACCTGTCGCTGGAGAACCGGATGGCCTGCGGCGTCGGAGCCTGCCTCGTATGCAGCGTGGGCAGCCCCGGCGGGCGCAGGAAAGCGTGCGTCGACGGGCCGGTCTTCCGGGCCGGAGAGGTGGTGCTGGCATGA
- a CDS encoding ketopantoate reductase family protein, translating to MRILIYGAGVLGSVLAHLLMQGKHEVTMLARGKRAEQLEQGGLVIRHYVQRKTTVERPLVIRRLEQHDRYDLIFTVMKYSDIESILPALAANVSANIVMIGNNPDAGHTEQKLRELGGGDKSFAFGFLVGGGIRREDGTVMSVQLGGGTLIAGALGGDSACLPLLRKAFAKSSCKLAVHAEIDAWLKNHMMPIVPLNAALHIHGGDVRRVARDKRLLRQVVDAMGEGFDLLEAAGYPLVPPAQARLIRRHKLMLRLLLALYHRLPVARLIDGSFAEIDALDRVFGRWAGASGQASPAWDGLLEAARQAEAASSFKINKSLHEKFIIEKP from the coding sequence ATGCGAATTTTGATCTATGGCGCGGGCGTATTGGGAAGCGTGCTCGCGCATCTGCTGATGCAGGGCAAACACGAAGTTACGATGCTGGCGCGGGGAAAAAGGGCGGAGCAGCTCGAACAAGGCGGACTGGTCATCCGGCATTATGTACAGCGCAAAACGACGGTGGAGCGTCCTCTGGTCATCCGTCGCCTTGAACAACACGATCGGTACGACCTGATCTTCACCGTCATGAAATATTCGGATATCGAAAGCATCCTGCCCGCTCTTGCGGCCAACGTGAGCGCTAATATCGTCATGATCGGCAACAATCCCGACGCCGGGCATACCGAACAAAAGCTGCGGGAATTGGGCGGGGGAGATAAAAGCTTCGCGTTCGGCTTTCTGGTCGGAGGCGGCATTCGCAGAGAGGACGGCACGGTGATGTCCGTCCAGCTCGGCGGCGGCACGCTGATCGCGGGCGCGCTCGGCGGCGATAGCGCCTGCCTGCCGCTGCTGCGGAAAGCGTTCGCCAAAAGTTCCTGCAAGCTTGCGGTGCATGCCGAGATCGACGCCTGGCTCAAAAACCATATGATGCCGATCGTGCCGCTGAACGCCGCCCTGCATATTCATGGCGGCGACGTAAGGCGGGTGGCGCGCGACAAGCGGCTGCTGCGGCAGGTCGTCGACGCAATGGGGGAAGGCTTCGACCTGCTCGAAGCGGCCGGCTATCCGCTCGTTCCGCCCGCGCAGGCGCGGCTGATCCGCCGCCATAAGCTTATGCTGCGCCTGCTGCTTGCGCTGTACCATCGACTGCCGGTCGCCCGGCTGATCGACGGTTCTTTTGCGGAAATCGACGCGCTGGACCGGGTGTTCGGCAGATGGGCGGGCGCGTCCGGACAAGCGTCGCCGGCTTGGGACGGCCTGCTCGAAGCGGCGAGACAGGCCGAAGCCGCATCTTCTTTTAAAATAAATAAATCATTACATGAAAAATTCATAATAGAAAAACCATAA
- a CDS encoding DUF350 domain-containing protein: MEFSDLARLAVWTLSGAVLLTLLMVIDSLFTKYKDFQELKRGNLAVTIRLVMKIFAQALILKYVLEGSSSIVSAWIVSFITFVILLALESAVEFVLRKWGGLNLDEGTERGNVAHGLFAGTLHVIGAMIITAALSI; this comes from the coding sequence GTGGAATTTTCGGATTTGGCAAGACTTGCGGTATGGACGCTTTCCGGAGCGGTGCTGCTGACCCTGTTGATGGTCATCGATTCGTTGTTTACGAAATACAAAGATTTTCAGGAATTGAAACGAGGCAATCTGGCGGTGACGATCCGTCTGGTGATGAAGATTTTCGCGCAGGCGCTTATTTTGAAATACGTGCTGGAAGGTTCTTCGAGCATCGTGAGCGCGTGGATCGTGTCGTTCATTACGTTCGTTATCCTGCTTGCGCTGGAGAGCGCGGTCGAATTCGTGCTGCGCAAATGGGGCGGGCTGAACCTCGACGAAGGCACGGAACGCGGCAACGTGGCGCACGGTTTGTTTGCGGGCACGCTGCACGTGATCGGGGCGATGATCATTACGGCGGCTCTGTCCATCTGA
- the aguB gene encoding N-carbamoylputrescine amidase — translation MRKVKVAATQMSCTWDIDDNIRKAEALVRKAAAQGAQVILLQELFETPYFCQKEKAEYYQYATELESNKAIHHFKQIAKELEVVLPISFYEKKNYARYNALAMIDADGEILGTYRKSHIPDGPGYEEKFYFNPGDTGFKVWNTRYGKIGVGICWDQWYPEAARAMALMGAEILLYPTAIGSEPQDSSIDSKDHWQACMLGHAGSNLIPVIASNRIGPESDEDSSINFYGSSFIAGPRGSKIVEASRDREEVLTAEFDLDQLEIDRIEWGVFRDRRPELYGVLATYDGERKLGQ, via the coding sequence ATGAGAAAAGTGAAAGTGGCCGCGACCCAGATGAGCTGCACCTGGGACATCGACGACAATATCCGCAAAGCCGAAGCGCTCGTGCGCAAAGCGGCGGCGCAAGGCGCACAGGTTATCCTGCTGCAGGAACTGTTCGAGACGCCTTATTTCTGCCAAAAGGAAAAGGCCGAATATTACCAATACGCGACCGAACTCGAAAGCAACAAAGCGATCCATCATTTCAAGCAGATTGCCAAAGAACTGGAAGTCGTGCTGCCGATCAGCTTTTACGAAAAGAAAAACTACGCCCGCTATAACGCGCTCGCGATGATCGACGCGGACGGCGAGATTCTCGGCACGTATCGCAAAAGCCATATTCCGGACGGACCGGGCTACGAAGAAAAGTTCTACTTCAATCCGGGCGATACCGGCTTCAAAGTATGGAATACGCGTTACGGCAAAATCGGCGTCGGCATCTGCTGGGATCAATGGTATCCGGAAGCCGCCCGCGCCATGGCGCTGATGGGCGCCGAGATTCTGCTGTACCCGACCGCAATCGGGTCCGAGCCGCAGGACAGCTCGATCGATTCCAAAGACCACTGGCAGGCGTGCATGCTCGGCCATGCCGGTTCGAACCTTATTCCGGTCATCGCCTCCAACCGGATCGGCCCGGAAAGCGACGAAGATTCGTCGATCAACTTCTACGGTTCTTCGTTCATCGCGGGACCGCGCGGCAGCAAGATTGTCGAAGCGAGCCGCGACCGCGAAGAAGTGCTGACCGCCGAGTTCGATCTCGACCAGCTGGAGATCGACCGGATCGAATGGGGCGTGTTCCGCGACCGCAGACCGGAACTGTACGGCGTCTTGGCGACGTACGACGGCGAGCGGAAGCTCGGACAGTAA
- a CDS encoding PspA/IM30 family protein — protein MSVFKRLRDLTLSNVYAMIEKAEDPVKLTDQYIRDMQEDLADAEKAVAAQIAIEKKFKQLYEEQSELVNRRTEQAHMAAQAQNVDLARRALEEKNAAEQKMTEYKNSFDQNKAAADNLRGKLEEMRKQLTEMKNKRDTLVARYSAAKAQTEINKTMSGFNSDSATSGLKRMEDKMLNMEAQAEASNEMSSKGKSLDDEFAELGKNSAVDSELAALMKQYEKKE, from the coding sequence ATGTCCGTTTTCAAAAGATTAAGAGATCTCACGTTGTCCAATGTATATGCCATGATCGAGAAGGCCGAAGATCCGGTCAAATTGACCGATCAGTACATCCGCGACATGCAGGAAGATCTGGCCGACGCGGAGAAAGCCGTAGCCGCCCAGATCGCAATCGAGAAGAAGTTCAAGCAGCTGTACGAAGAGCAGTCCGAGCTGGTGAACCGCCGCACGGAACAGGCCCATATGGCCGCTCAGGCACAGAACGTTGACCTGGCCCGCCGCGCGCTCGAAGAGAAAAATGCGGCCGAGCAGAAGATGACCGAATACAAGAACAGTTTCGATCAGAACAAAGCGGCCGCCGACAACCTGCGCGGCAAGCTTGAAGAAATGCGCAAGCAGCTGACCGAAATGAAAAATAAGCGCGATACGCTGGTCGCCCGCTACAGCGCGGCCAAAGCGCAAACGGAAATCAACAAAACGATGTCCGGCTTCAACTCCGACAGCGCGACTTCCGGCCTGAAGCGGATGGAAGACAAGATGCTCAATATGGAAGCACAGGCCGAAGCGAGCAACGAAATGTCGTCCAAAGGCAAATCGCTCGACGACGAATTTGCCGAACTCGGCAAGAACAGTGCAGTAGACAGTGAGCTGGCGGCACTGATGAAGCAGTACGAGAAGAAAGAATAA
- a CDS encoding GNAT family N-acetyltransferase, translating into MGPIVELEVVPEPRKTVIENLLQFYLYDFTLYLDISADEEGRLPAYPDLHEFWTQPERKFPFLIRANGEPAGFALVERTDDGGKRPSYYMVEFFVLQKFRRRGVGAAAAVMLFDRFQGRWKVTQLKNNEPAQRFWRQIIGVYTTGAYKERTHPFNGHPSQYFES; encoded by the coding sequence ATGGGACCGATTGTGGAATTGGAAGTTGTGCCGGAGCCGCGCAAAACGGTGATCGAAAATCTGCTTCAGTTTTATTTGTATGATTTTACGCTGTATCTGGACATCTCGGCGGACGAAGAAGGCCGGCTGCCCGCCTATCCCGACCTGCACGAGTTCTGGACGCAGCCGGAGCGCAAATTCCCGTTTTTGATACGGGCGAACGGCGAGCCGGCCGGATTCGCGCTGGTCGAACGGACGGACGACGGAGGGAAGCGTCCTTCGTATTACATGGTCGAATTTTTCGTGCTGCAAAAGTTTCGCAGGCGCGGCGTCGGAGCGGCGGCGGCCGTCATGCTGTTCGACCGGTTCCAAGGCCGCTGGAAAGTGACGCAGCTCAAAAACAACGAGCCCGCGCAGCGCTTCTGGCGTCAGATCATCGGCGTCTATACGACCGGTGCCTACAAAGAGCGTACGCATCCGTTCAACGGCCATCCGAGCCAATATTTCGAGAGCTGA
- a CDS encoding dihydroorotate dehydrogenase, whose amino-acid sequence MAGGQAGTPETRPDTVCRIGEVAFKNPVVMASGTFGFGREYGSFYDLGRLGGISGKGLTLHPRPGNPGIRVYETASGMLNSVGLENPGIPAFLEQECPFWETLGTVRIVNLGGGTVQEYAEGARLIDADARIREREGRRAVDLIELNISCPNVKAGGIAYGIRTEAAREVVREVRGATILPLMVKLSPGAEDLVGMAQMCEEEGADAVSLINTVPGMKIDVRRRRSVFDNLYAGLSGPAVKPIALRMVHQVCRNVNLPVVGMGGISSAEDVLEFIMAGAEAVQVGTYNFVNVQAGAELAAGIERFMVAEGIRSLSEIRGIL is encoded by the coding sequence ATGGCCGGAGGGCAGGCCGGGACGCCTGAAACAAGGCCCGATACCGTCTGCCGGATCGGGGAAGTCGCGTTCAAAAATCCGGTCGTCATGGCTTCGGGTACGTTCGGCTTCGGCCGGGAATATGGCAGCTTTTACGATCTGGGCCGACTCGGCGGCATTTCGGGCAAAGGTCTCACGCTGCATCCTCGTCCGGGCAATCCGGGCATCCGCGTATACGAGACAGCATCGGGCATGCTGAACAGCGTAGGGCTTGAAAATCCGGGCATCCCGGCCTTTTTAGAGCAAGAGTGTCCGTTCTGGGAGACGCTCGGCACGGTCCGCATCGTCAATCTGGGCGGCGGCACGGTGCAGGAATACGCCGAAGGCGCGCGCCTGATCGACGCCGACGCCCGGATCCGGGAGCGGGAAGGCCGCCGCGCCGTCGATCTGATCGAACTGAACATTTCGTGCCCGAACGTCAAGGCAGGCGGCATCGCGTACGGGATTCGAACGGAAGCCGCGCGCGAAGTCGTGCGGGAAGTACGCGGCGCGACGATCCTGCCGCTGATGGTGAAGCTGTCGCCCGGCGCCGAAGACCTCGTCGGCATGGCGCAGATGTGCGAAGAAGAAGGCGCGGACGCGGTGTCGCTGATCAATACCGTGCCGGGCATGAAGATCGACGTGCGCAGGCGCCGCAGCGTGTTCGACAATCTGTACGCCGGCTTGTCCGGCCCTGCCGTCAAACCGATCGCGCTGCGCATGGTGCATCAGGTGTGCCGGAACGTGAACCTGCCCGTCGTCGGCATGGGCGGCATCTCAAGCGCGGAAGACGTGCTCGAATTCATCATGGCCGGCGCCGAAGCGGTGCAGGTCGGTACGTACAACTTCGTCAACGTCCAGGCCGGAGCGGAACTTGCCGCAGGCATCGAACGGTTCATGGTCGCGGAAGGCATCCGCAGCCTGAGCGAGATCCGGGGCATACTGTGA
- a CDS encoding agmatine deiminase family protein produces MNPKALHYTMPAEWAPHERTMLSWPIRSSMVYPDNYEEVCGGYAELVKAIAEFEPVTLVVNPEDAERLRPIFEGHPVELLAIAHNDAWLRDNGPTIVMNADGERAGINWGFNAWGGKYSPWDLDDAVAPAVLEHLGLRRFDAPLVLEGGSIHVDGEGTLLTTEECLLNENRNPELSREEIERHVKDFVNVEKIIWLNRGLAGDETDGHVDNAACFAAPGKVIIQVCDDPADDNYAITQENLRILEQSTDARGRKLEIVKIQQPPYTEYEGSRLTLSYLNFYFVNGGIILPVFGGAAEETDRLAEEVLQRTFPDYRIRTVDGMAVIREGGNVHCTTQQIPAGRQN; encoded by the coding sequence ATGAATCCAAAAGCTCTTCATTATACAATGCCCGCCGAATGGGCTCCGCACGAACGCACGATGCTGTCCTGGCCGATCCGGTCTTCGATGGTCTATCCCGACAATTACGAAGAAGTGTGCGGCGGTTACGCCGAACTGGTCAAAGCGATCGCCGAATTCGAACCGGTCACGCTCGTCGTGAACCCGGAAGACGCGGAGCGCCTGCGGCCGATCTTCGAAGGTCATCCGGTCGAACTGCTGGCGATAGCCCATAACGATGCGTGGCTGCGCGACAACGGACCGACGATCGTCATGAACGCGGACGGCGAGCGCGCCGGGATCAACTGGGGGTTCAATGCCTGGGGCGGCAAATATTCGCCGTGGGATCTGGACGACGCGGTAGCGCCGGCCGTGCTGGAACATCTCGGGCTGCGCCGGTTCGACGCGCCGCTCGTGCTTGAAGGCGGCTCGATTCACGTCGACGGCGAGGGCACGCTGCTGACGACGGAAGAATGCCTGCTGAACGAGAACCGCAATCCGGAGCTGAGCCGCGAAGAGATCGAACGTCACGTCAAAGACTTCGTCAACGTCGAGAAGATCATCTGGCTGAACCGGGGACTGGCCGGCGACGAGACGGACGGCCACGTCGACAATGCCGCCTGCTTCGCCGCGCCGGGCAAAGTGATTATCCAGGTCTGCGACGATCCGGCGGACGACAACTACGCCATTACGCAGGAGAATCTGCGCATTCTGGAACAGTCGACGGACGCCCGCGGACGCAAGCTTGAGATCGTCAAGATCCAGCAGCCGCCCTATACGGAATACGAAGGCAGCCGGCTGACGCTCAGCTACCTGAACTTCTACTTCGTCAACGGAGGCATCATCCTGCCGGTCTTCGGCGGAGCGGCCGAGGAGACCGATCGCCTGGCCGAAGAAGTGCTGCAGCGGACGTTCCCGGATTACCGCATCCGCACGGTCGACGGCATGGCCGTCATCCGCGAAGGCGGCAACGTGCACTGCACGACGCAGCAGATTCCGGCGGGACGCCAGAACTAA